The stretch of DNA TTCCTCGTCAGAAGAAAGGCATTTAACCTTTCTTGCCTTAGTTTCCCTCAACTGGACCACGAAGATGATACCACTTTCATCTGCTCAGAAGGCTTGTGCAGGTTACTGTATGCGAGCTCCCTGTCAGAGCAATGGTTACCTGCAGGCGCTCCAGACAGGGAGTCACTCCTATGTGTGCTGTCACTGACTGCAGGTGGGGAGTGGTATGTGtgtccccagcccctggggaagcatagacacagacacaggcacatcccagcaccctggactCCCCAACACACCTTGGTACACGGACATGGGGGCAGCACTGACAATTACCATCCGCTCGACCAGGGATGGGTAGTAGATGGAGAAATTCCAGGCGATGAGTGCACCCCAGTCATGGGCCACCAGGATACACCTAGAATAACCTGGGGGGCCAGAGGAACTGGTGTCAGCGAGATGCCAAGGAGAggtgaggcagggggagggaggccaGGCCTCGGAGGGGGTATCCCCACCCAGGCCCAGGATGATATCCTGGATGTCTGTCATCAGCAGGTCCATGGTGTAGCAGTCTACATCCCGAGGGGCATCTGAGGGGCCGTATCCCCGTAGGTCCACAGCCACCACGTGGAAgcggctctggaattcccaaagcTGGTAGCGCCAGGAGAACCTGtcaggcaggtggggagggaggctgtCAGGGTCCCCAGGCTGCATCTCCACCTCCACCCTATGCCCAGCAGGGGCCTTCACCTCCCCCGCCTTCCTGCCCTGGGCTTCCCAGAAACGAAGATGGGGGAACCCCATGCAGAGGGCAAGGTCAGCTGCACACTGGATCCAAGACCTCTTTGTCCCATCTCTTCAGGGCGTCTTCCTGTAGACAGATCTCTGTCCTCGAGCACCCCATCTGGATGTTCTGTGCCCCCAGTCTACCCAGCCTGCGAGCCCACCTTCTGGATGCCCTGGTGCTGCGAGCTCCATCTCCAGCCCCACCTCCGGGCTTGTGTGCCCCACGAGCCTGGGCTTCAGACCTACCAGTTCTCTGGGAAGCCGTGCAGAAACAGCATGAGGGGCCCATTGCCACGTCCGGCGGAGACATAGTGCAGGCGCAGGCCCGAGCTCTGGGGGACAGCACAGTCTGAGACCGGGGAAACCCTTCCTCGCTAGGCTTGAACACCCCAGCCCCAGATTTGGATTCAACCATTTGCTGTCTGCTCACCCCGCCCCCCTAGCCCCACAGGGCCCGACTTCCGGGGCGCttgacctccccccaccccagcccctaaGGCCTCGCACACAATCCCAGCCCCGCCCGCCCCGGGGAGCGCGAGCGCTCACCTTGAGGGTCAGGAAGCAGTGTTCGCCCAGCGTGGGGTCGCTCACACAGGCGGGTGGGGCGCTCCGGGGGCGCCCGCAGCAGCCGCGTCGGGGCCGGCACAGCACGTGTGTGAACGCGATGCAGCCATAGACCGCGGCGGCCACCAGCGCCGCGGAGAACACGAGGCTCCACATGAAGGCGCGCAGCAGCTTCAGACTGAGGCGCGACGGCGCCAGTAGCGCTGTCACCACCAGCTCGGGCATGTCGCCGCGACCCGGGACCACTTCGGCGCTGCCTTCGGGGGTGTGGGCGGGGGGCGCGAGCAGCCTCACCGAGGCGGGACCCGGGCTGGGGAGCCCACCGCCTTTGGTCTGGGGCCCCTCCGTGTCTTCCGGGCTTGAGGAACCCTCCCGGAGAAGAGGCGGGAGGCTTAGACCGAAACCGCCAGGGCACACGACTCACCTAGGGCCAGGTAAACACCTGGGTGCGACGGCGACAGGGAACTGGATGGGGTGCAGGGATGTGAGGACCGGGCTTcggtggctggggaggggcctTGGCAAGATGGGATGCGAATTGCGGGCGGGGCCTAGGCAGGCTTGGGCGGGGCTTAAGAAGGGGGCGGGTCTAGTAGGACTCCCCGCGCCGGTGGGTGGGGATCTGAAGTGTAGGGGGAGATTGACATGGGGACTAACGAGCGGGGTACGGCGGAGTACCTGGGTGAAATGGGCGGAGCCTAGAGCGAAGGGGCGGAGCAATGCGGCCTACGAGCCCGAAACTTGGACCCAATTTGGCCTAGAAGCGTTGCACGACCGGGGCGTGGCTTAAAGGGTGGGCGGGGAGAGGGTGGAGCCCAGACGAGGAGGGACCTGAAGCTAGCCGGGAGAAGGCCCTAGGCTGGGTGGGTTGGGTTTGGGTGCGAGGGCTGGACCAATAAGCTGGAGGTGGGCCTGAGTCCGGGCCAATGAGACGGGGGGCGGGGCCGGAACCTAATATGGCGGGGCCGGTGGTCCCGGAAGCGGAAGGAGGAGGCAGGTAGTGTCTTGGCTGGGGTTGGGCGCGGGCGGTCTCCGCAAACCGAGGAGGCCTGGGGGGCCCCTTCCGCCGCCCTCCGAGAGCTCCCCCTCCTGGAGCGTGCGACCCTGTCCTTGGCCTGGCTGGGAGAGAACTAGCAGCACCCTCACCCAGGCCTGATTCCAACGGCGGGTCCAGTGGCCTCGACCCTGCGCCGGCCTCCAGTTAGTCCGGCGGGTCCGTCGTCGGCCCGCCCCTCCGCGGCTGTGATTGGAGGGCGGTGGTTATTGACGTGCAGGCCACAGGTCTCGCCCCGTAGCCAATTGGCAGGTGTTGAGGCCGGGGGCTCTGCGGGGGCGGACCAATGAAGACTGGGAGACTCTGACTTCTAGAAGGCAGGCCCGGCCCGGGAGCGGGAGGACCGGGCCGGTTGAGCCAGTAGGACTGTCTGAAAGAGGAAGTGGGGCAAGGTCGGGCAAGAGGCCCGATAgggccagcttcctcctcctgtTTTGCAATCTTCCCCCAAGATCCTGAACATTTCAAGGGTCACTCATGGCTTAACCCGTATAACACCCCTATTAAGTTTAGGTACTATTATCACATCTCTGTATTACAGACCACGAACCTGAAATTCCGGGCTTAAGTCATTTGCCTAAAGCCACACAGCTTGCTGAACAGGACTTACAGAAAAAGCAACAGTGTCAGGCTCCACCTCTACTTCAGCCAAGAGGGAGCCATCGGAATGCTTATAGCTTTCTTCTGGTGATTATCCAGGTACCTCGCAATCCGCTTGTGTGGCTATTTCTTGATGACCAATTTGGGGCATTAAGCATTGCATCGACTCGGTCATCACCACCGGACAGGCCTTACCCGTTTTTAGTCTTCCTATTGGTTTCCTTTAATTTTCAGCACTCTACTCCGTTTCTGTCACCTCCCACTTCTAACCTTACCTTTGTATTGTTCTGGCTGCTAAACATTACACTGTCCTGGGACCATAATTAAGTCTGTGGGTTCCTACATAAAGGGGAATGGTGGTTTATGTGGTTCCACCTCAGTAAACAATGTATCTCAGCCTCAGGTAGACGGCTATGATTACACAGCCAGTATTGTACAAAGATTTATTCTCCCTGTACTTAGTACCTTTCTTGCACGATTAGGCTGTATCATAGCTTTGGTTTCTTTTACACTTTCCATCAAATCAATTTTCCAACCACTGGATGATCCCGGAATCCCTCCCAAGTCCTCTAATCTGGCTGGACGGCTAGTGAGTGTCTGGGGATCGTCCTTCTTGCTCTGCTACACAAAACTGAcaccacccccctacccccagttcTACCCTCAAACAAAAAGACAGCGGTAGTCACAGGATGGTAATTTTATATTCAgtacaaatgtttatttttgcaaTGAGAactgcacaaaaaaaaaaaaacctttagtaTATAAGTGAAAAGTCTACGAATTCCCTTCTACAAATGTCTAAAGTGTTTAATACAAGTCTCAGATTCACTGACATAATTATTGGCCAAGCGATCCGTGCATACAGTACAGTGGGGGCTTGTACACACCTCTTACTCTTGTATAGGACTAAGATTTCTTGTACTGTGGGAGGGAGTGGGAAATGGCCAGAGAAATTAAATAGTAGACCCAAGTTCTAAAATATAACCCAGTTAGAGAAACACCCATCATCAGGAAGGTGTGGAGAGGGCCATGGCAGAGTTAGATCTTTAGGAGGAAGGTGCAGACAAAACCATTTCTCCAGCTAAACAGTCGGACCTGGCTGGGGAAGTTAACCAACAAAACACAGAACAGAAATGAGGGGGCGGGAAGAGACGAAGAAACCCCAAAGAACCAAAATCTAAGTCCCACTTGAACCAGCACAGGGGCACACAAGGAAGTgcctgctggggggtgggggcagggaggcaacTGGGGGCCTCTGGCTGGATGTCTGAACCACACCCTTGCCAGGTTTTGTAGATCCCAAACACAAGATACAAGGGCTTTTCTGGTTGATAAACAAAGGGGGATAGGGGTTAATAAACAGTGCTAGAAATGTTTCAGTTTGTGTTTCTGCACACATAAATGACAGACTTTCATCTTACATCCTAGGGGCCACTCTTAAGGGCTGCCCTTGCCTTGTGGCATGCTGGTGGGCACAGCAGCAGCCACACGGCGGGCTCTCTTGGGTGGGAATGTGTGCGTGCGTGTCTACATGCGTGGGAGGaaaggatcctggttgggggggCGGGCAGTGTACACTTATCTAAGAACACCTGGTTAACCCTGAGCTTAAATGAAAGGAGTAGTTAAGGTAGAGGCAGGTGAGATGGGAGAAGCGGCCCAAGTCCTCTGGTGACTGGGGGACCAGGATGCAGGAGGGCAAGGGGGAAGAATACTGTCTGGAGTTTGGCCAGGTTCTGCTGCAGCATGTTACCCACCTAGAAGGCCAGGGTCCACAGGAAGAATGGGTACCTGGGCTCCCTGTCACAGCTTCAGCTTGGTCATAGGAGATGGGCTAGTTGGCCCTATGGTAGTTCTTGTACAAAGGTGGCTGGAGATTTCGGGGGCCCCTGGGCCTAGCCTAGGCAACAGGTGGTTCACAAAGAAATGTCAGGAAGACGCcagcattaaaaaagagagatgtgTTTATTCCATGATCAGTACAGACCAAATGCATATTCACCGTATGAAAGTCAAACCAGTCAGTGACTCCAGAGTTTGGCCAACACTGAGGCACCAGCGTCGTGGTGTAGAGTGGGTTCTCATGGCACACGTAACCTCACCAAGGGCtccaattataaaattaaaaaaaaaaaaaaaaaaaaaagtgggggaaggggcagctggCTAGTcaggctgggtggggagcctctACCTCGGGGGTCTGTGGCCCCCCAGCCCCCGGTGCCTGCCTTGTCCCCTGGCCCTTACTTTcctggtaaaaaaaaaaccaactcaaacAGATctgacattaaaaacaaatgggggggggaggagagggaaaagaaaacatggctttataattaaaaatagactaaTAAAGTTTGAAACTGAGTAAAATATAGGcagtttttttttgtgttttgtgtgttttgttttgttttttgtggggtttttttttttttttttcgagttTTTTACACCAGTTTGGTGGAGTCACCAACAAACTTCAAACAAAGATATGCCAACTATGTTCACTACACAGTACAGCCACGGTCACACACTACCCACAGCGCGGTGGCAGCCGCCGCTCAATGAGGAGACGATCACACCATTTCAGAGATAAGCAGTGCCATTGTGtctggaggagaagagagaattaaaaataaaatagaatccaacaaaaaatatatatatagaaaacaaaaaacaaaaaacaaaaacaaaaacaaaaaaaaaaaacaaaacccagaaacacAGGTGGGAAGGAACTGACTTTGGTTGGTGGCCTCACTCACTGGACGAGGCCGGCCCACACACGCGCGTGTGACAGTCACCTCGCTCCAAATTgccatggacacacacacacctccacgGCACTATTCCCTTTTGCACAAGCGAACACTTACAGAGAGCGGCTCTCGATTAAAggcttgtggggggaggggagggatggggtctGTTCAAGGCAAAGTCAGTGCCAGCAAAGGGGTGGGCCGGCGCCCTCGCCCGCCTCCAGCTCACTCGGGCCTGCCCTGGCCTCCTGGGAGCGGGCGGTGGTggctggggtgtgggggaaggACTCCTGGTGGGCAGGACGTCACGAAGTCACGTTCTTGGGGACAGAAAACCAGTCACGGCGGCGGCAGCAACAATGTCCTGTGTATACTGTGTAGACATTTGGCGGAGAGCAGGACCTCTGCCCCGCACGCGGGGACCCGCGGCTGGGGTCTGGCCAGCACTTGCTCGTGGAGAGGCGTGCTCCGAGCTGACGTCCTGTGCGGGGTGGTGGGTGGCGGGACGTCCGGCTGGCTGTAAGGCAGACAGGCTCTGCGATCCTCAGCTGCCCGTCAGGCCCTGCCCCGGGCATAGCATGCAGGAGGGCCAGGCCCGGAGACACCCCCTTGCCACTGCTACCGCCTCCACTGCCGCCCCTAACACTATGGAGAGTCAACGTTTTGCCAGAAAATCAAAGTCAGAAGTCACCTAGGTGCTCTCAGAAaagattttcttcaaatattgacAATAGATCACTCTGGAAATTCATGTCAATGGTAGCTGCCatctggaggggagaggagggagggagtgagacgAGGTGCCCTACCCTTACTTCACCTTCCAACCCCACCCGCCCCCCGACCTCCAGTAGTGACCAGGCCCTCAGGGCCCACACCCAGAAACCTCCCGACCCTGGGcctgacctgagcctgagccacCCGTGAGACCCCGAGGCCAGCAGCACTGAGTGACCGAGCAGGAGCTCTGTCCTGAGCACCCACCCCgtgagctccctgctcaccccACATGTCAGAGAGTAACTGCCTTCACCCCAACGTTCCTGGTCCCCTTCCCAAGCCCCTCCAAGGGTGGACAACTACCCAGAGGTCCCCTACTCACAGCTTCCCGGCGCCTTCGCTCC from Neovison vison isolate M4711 chromosome 6, ASM_NN_V1, whole genome shotgun sequence encodes:
- the EPHX3 gene encoding epoxide hydrolase 3, with product MPELVVTALLAPSRLSLKLLRAFMWSLVFSAALVAAAVYGCIAFTHVLCRPRRGCCGRPRSAPPACVSDPTLGEHCFLTLKSSGLRLHYVSAGRGNGPLMLFLHGFPENWFSWRYQLWEFQSRFHVVAVDLRGYGPSDAPRDVDCYTMDLLMTDIQDIILGLGYSRCILVAHDWGALIAWNFSIYYPSLVERMVIVSAAPMSVYQDYSIHHIGQFFRSNYIFLFQLPWLPEKLLSMSDFQILKATLTHRKRGIPHLTPNELEAFLYDFSQPGGLTGPLNYYRNLFRNFPLEPQELATPTLLLWGEKDTYFEQGLVGAISSRFVPGRLEAHILPGVGHWIPQSNPGEMHEYMWAFLQDLLD